One region of Catalinimonas alkaloidigena genomic DNA includes:
- a CDS encoding IS3 family transposase — translation MPGPQISRPGRPAISLRVPAAGRPVPMYLTMVMDLFDRRVVGWAMSTTLKTEDTTIPALLMACTHRQPTPGLIFHSDRGSQYACEAFRLLLGKLEIKRQSMSRRGNCYDNAVAESFFKTLKYECTNRYDFDDQRQAARVVFEYIETWYNTHRIHRARSLGAG, via the coding sequence GTGCCTGGGCCTCAGATATCACGGCCGGGCCGCCCCGCTATATCGCTACGCGTACCGGCTGCGGGGCGGCCCGTGCCGATGTATTTGACCATGGTGATGGACTTGTTCGATCGCAGAGTTGTCGGTTGGGCCATGAGCACAACTCTGAAAACAGAAGACACGACCATCCCGGCTTTGCTCATGGCCTGTACACATCGGCAACCTACCCCTGGCCTGATCTTTCACTCGGATCGAGGCTCACAGTACGCTTGCGAGGCGTTCCGGTTGTTACTGGGAAAATTGGAGATTAAGCGACAAAGTATGAGTCGGAGAGGAAACTGCTATGACAATGCCGTTGCTGAATCGTTTTTCAAGACTTTAAAATATGAATGCACGAACCGATATGATTTTGACGATCAGCGGCAGGCTGCCAGGGTTGTGTTTGAATATATCGAAACCTGGTATAACACTCACCGAATTCATCGAGCCCGGAGCCTTGGAGCTGGGTGA